One region of Terriglobales bacterium genomic DNA includes:
- a CDS encoding DUF6580 family putative transport protein: MLAYLFIVLAVLVRLLPHPWHLTPLGAALLFFGAKRPTREWVAPLLLLASADVYLTTVQYRMHVGVDHLVTWAWYVAAMAIGYALVRKVEPLRVVGASLASAISFFLVSNFATWLFQNMYPKTFAGLVQCYTLAIPFFRGTFASDLIYTPILFSVPYALALIERKTAESRVRG, translated from the coding sequence ATGTTGGCTTACCTCTTCATCGTTCTCGCAGTGTTGGTTCGGCTATTGCCGCATCCCTGGCACCTCACCCCGCTTGGGGCTGCGCTGCTGTTTTTCGGCGCCAAGCGTCCGACGCGCGAGTGGGTCGCGCCACTGCTCTTGCTGGCCTCGGCGGACGTCTATCTCACGACCGTGCAGTACCGCATGCACGTCGGAGTCGATCACCTCGTGACATGGGCGTGGTATGTGGCCGCAATGGCGATTGGATATGCGTTGGTGCGGAAAGTTGAACCCCTGCGAGTTGTCGGGGCTTCGCTGGCCTCCGCCATTTCGTTTTTCCTGGTAAGCAACTTCGCTACGTGGCTGTTCCAGAACATGTATCCAAAGACCTTTGCTGGACTCGTGCAGTGCTACACGCTGGCTATCCCATTCTTCCGTGGGACGTTTGCCTCTGACCTGATCTACACACCGATCTTGTTCAGCGTGCCTTATGCGCTAGCGCTGATCGAGAGAAAGACAGCAGAGTCGCGGGTGCGGGGCTGA
- a CDS encoding metal-dependent hydrolase, translating to MEPITHFLTGACIGRAGLNRKTGYATLMVTLAAEFPDVDILWSFDGPVRAMATHRGFTHSFIGAPVDSAIVLGCIYAFHRWRVNRGKSPPLAPRWGMLFLFGILAVFSHILLDFTNNYGVRPFLPFNWHWYSWDIVFILEPVMLGALLLGLLIPAVFGLVSGEIGARRETFRGRWSAVCALIIVCAMWWVRDYHHRKAITLLNSADYQGEVVKRTAAMPFAVSPFSWAGLVETENYFAEVPIDLSTRTVDPLAHAKIFYKPAETPATLAAKRSPLGRVYLDWARFPYIENQHLPPPEQGYDVRFRDLRFNYIGVQIPGQPRGRPPLSADVFLDEQSNVVLMRMGNREEKP from the coding sequence ATGGAACCCATCACTCACTTCCTCACCGGCGCATGTATCGGACGCGCAGGACTGAACCGAAAAACCGGCTATGCGACGTTGATGGTTACGCTTGCCGCAGAATTCCCCGATGTGGACATCTTATGGAGTTTCGACGGGCCGGTTAGGGCCATGGCAACTCATCGCGGTTTCACTCATTCGTTCATCGGAGCGCCCGTAGATTCTGCAATCGTGCTCGGCTGCATCTACGCATTTCATCGCTGGCGAGTGAATCGCGGTAAATCTCCTCCGCTCGCACCGCGCTGGGGAATGCTGTTCCTTTTTGGGATTCTGGCTGTTTTTAGTCATATTCTGCTCGATTTCACCAACAACTACGGCGTACGTCCGTTCCTGCCATTCAACTGGCACTGGTACTCGTGGGACATCGTTTTCATCCTCGAGCCCGTGATGCTGGGGGCTTTGCTACTCGGTCTTCTGATTCCAGCGGTTTTTGGACTCGTAAGCGGTGAGATTGGGGCACGTCGTGAGACGTTTCGCGGGCGCTGGAGTGCGGTTTGCGCGCTGATTATTGTCTGCGCCATGTGGTGGGTGCGCGACTATCACCATCGCAAGGCAATCACACTGCTCAATTCAGCCGACTACCAGGGAGAGGTTGTCAAGCGGACGGCCGCAATGCCGTTCGCAGTGAGCCCATTCTCGTGGGCGGGCCTTGTCGAAACCGAGAACTATTTCGCGGAGGTTCCGATCGACTTGAGCACAAGGACGGTCGATCCGCTCGCGCATGCCAAGATTTTCTACAAACCCGCAGAGACACCCGCCACGCTCGCGGCCAAGCGCTCGCCACTGGGTCGCGTATATCTCGATTGGGCGCGCTTTCCGTACATCGAAAACCAGCACCTCCCGCCTCCGGAGCAAGGCTACGACGTGCGCTTTCGCGATTTGCGCTTCAACTACATTGGCGTTCAGATCCCCGGACAACCGCGCGGGCGACCTCCGCTCAGCGCCGATGTGTTTCTCGATGAACAGTCAAACGTAGTTCTGATGCGGATGGGCAACCGCGAAGAGAAGCCTTGA
- a CDS encoding M13 family metallopeptidase: protein MKLRLLLLMLAAVFAAICLTGQSAPKSSSSSQDNSAKIPEIHGFDLSVMDRAADPCNDFYQYVCGSWVKNNAIPPDQGRWGRFSELAERNRLVAREILEKASANDPKRDAIHQKIGDYYQACMDETAVNQNGLKPLQPELDRIDAVSDRDSAVAELAHLHQFGVRGAVFSFTSNSDLHNANNVIAYVDQGGLGLPDRDDYVKDDDKSKEKREKYLAHVTNILKLSGDNQAEANAQRVMALETKFAQASMDRIERRKPENRDHKMTLAEFSALAPNIDFAGFLKGTTAPAFDSLNVGNPEFFKQLNSLADSVPLEDWKTYFRWHLVHEFADVLPDAFVQEDFNFYGKYLGGAKELQARWKRCVRLTDQQLGEALGQPYVAREFTPAEKARMLKMVDAIETALKQDIESLDWMTPDTKKQALLKLAAIRNKIGYPSKWRDYSKLSIVRGDLLGNVERANTFEVNRQLAKIGKPLDRTEFGMTPPTVNAYYSPAFNDINFPAGILQPPFFDKTVDDAVNFGAIGVVIGHELTHGFDDQGRKFDPEGNLRDWWTPQDAKAFEERVSCIDKEYSSFEPLPGLHVRGNLTLGENTADNGGMRVALRALHNTQAGEGKSGKGGSQEDSAKTIKGFTPEQRAFIGYGQVWCENQTEAALRQQVQTNPHSPGRFRVNGVMQNNEDFAKAFSCHKGQPMVSENACRVW from the coding sequence ATGAAGCTTCGCCTGCTGCTACTAATGCTTGCGGCCGTATTTGCCGCGATATGTCTGACGGGACAAAGTGCGCCGAAGTCCTCCAGTTCGTCCCAGGATAATTCGGCGAAGATACCGGAGATCCACGGTTTCGATTTGTCGGTAATGGATCGCGCCGCCGATCCCTGCAACGACTTTTACCAGTACGTGTGTGGGAGCTGGGTCAAGAACAATGCCATTCCGCCGGATCAGGGCCGCTGGGGTCGCTTCAGCGAACTAGCCGAACGTAATCGTCTTGTCGCCAGAGAGATTCTGGAGAAGGCTTCCGCAAACGATCCTAAGCGCGATGCTATCCACCAGAAAATTGGCGACTACTACCAGGCATGTATGGACGAGACCGCAGTCAATCAGAACGGCCTGAAACCACTACAACCTGAACTGGACCGCATCGACGCAGTCAGTGATCGCGATAGCGCAGTTGCCGAACTCGCGCACTTGCACCAGTTCGGTGTGCGCGGCGCGGTGTTCTCCTTCACATCCAACTCCGACCTGCATAATGCCAACAACGTGATCGCTTACGTGGATCAGGGTGGCCTAGGCCTCCCCGATCGCGACGACTACGTCAAGGATGACGACAAGTCGAAGGAGAAGCGCGAAAAGTATCTGGCGCACGTGACGAATATCCTTAAGCTCTCGGGCGACAACCAGGCGGAAGCCAACGCCCAACGAGTAATGGCGCTGGAGACCAAGTTCGCGCAAGCTTCGATGGATCGGATCGAACGCCGCAAACCCGAGAATCGCGATCACAAGATGACGCTGGCAGAATTTTCTGCGCTGGCGCCCAACATTGACTTTGCTGGCTTCCTGAAAGGAACTACTGCGCCCGCATTCGATTCACTGAACGTGGGTAATCCTGAATTCTTCAAGCAACTGAACAGTCTGGCCGACTCGGTTCCGCTGGAGGATTGGAAGACTTACTTCCGCTGGCATCTGGTTCACGAGTTTGCCGACGTATTGCCCGATGCGTTCGTGCAGGAAGACTTCAATTTCTACGGCAAGTACCTCGGAGGCGCAAAAGAGCTGCAGGCGCGGTGGAAGCGCTGCGTGCGTCTTACCGATCAACAGCTCGGCGAGGCGCTCGGCCAGCCCTACGTTGCTCGGGAATTCACCCCGGCTGAGAAGGCGCGCATGTTGAAAATGGTCGATGCCATCGAGACCGCGCTCAAACAGGACATCGAGAGCCTCGACTGGATGACGCCCGACACGAAAAAGCAGGCGCTGCTGAAGCTCGCCGCGATCCGCAACAAGATCGGATATCCAAGCAAGTGGCGCGACTACTCGAAGCTGAGCATCGTTCGCGGCGATCTGCTCGGCAACGTTGAGCGGGCGAACACGTTTGAAGTCAACCGCCAGCTTGCGAAGATTGGCAAGCCGCTCGATCGCACGGAATTTGGCATGACCCCGCCAACGGTGAATGCCTATTACAGTCCTGCGTTCAACGACATCAACTTCCCAGCCGGAATTCTTCAGCCGCCGTTCTTCGACAAGACCGTAGACGACGCAGTCAATTTCGGCGCAATCGGAGTCGTGATCGGCCATGAACTCACGCATGGCTTCGACGACCAAGGACGCAAGTTCGATCCGGAAGGCAATCTGCGCGATTGGTGGACTCCGCAAGACGCAAAGGCATTTGAAGAACGCGTCTCGTGCATCGACAAGGAGTATTCCTCGTTCGAGCCACTTCCTGGTCTGCATGTTCGCGGCAACCTCACGTTGGGCGAGAACACGGCCGACAACGGCGGCATGCGCGTGGCCCTGCGCGCACTGCATAACACTCAGGCTGGGGAGGGCAAGAGCGGGAAAGGCGGTTCTCAGGAGGACAGCGCCAAGACCATTAAGGGCTTTACTCCAGAGCAGCGCGCCTTCATCGGCTATGGGCAGGTATGGTGCGAGAACCAGACCGAAGCTGCGCTGCGCCAGCAAGTGCAGACCAATCCACACTCACCGGGCCGCTTCCGCGTCAACGGAGTAATGCAGAACAACGAAGACTTCGCCAAGGCGTTCAGCTGCCACAAAGGACAGCCCATGGTTAGTGAGAACGCCTGTCGGGTGTGGTGA
- a CDS encoding YciI family protein translates to MDTGESEGAREIAENAAQVALRHLSISSRSHVITAGESMQYLLLIYHAESDWEKLGPAQQASIYQEYRELIQHLAEAGKYVAGDELKPTTTATTVRVRDGRQSITDGPFAETKEQLGGYFLVNASDLDEAIAIAAQIPTVRDGSIEIRPVAVQEQARQAS, encoded by the coding sequence ATGGATACAGGAGAATCCGAAGGCGCCAGGGAAATAGCAGAGAATGCCGCCCAGGTTGCGCTGCGTCATCTGTCGATTTCCTCACGGTCGCACGTCATAACCGCAGGAGAAAGTATGCAATATCTGCTGCTCATTTACCACGCTGAATCGGACTGGGAGAAGTTGGGTCCGGCTCAGCAAGCCTCCATCTATCAGGAGTACCGGGAGCTCATTCAACACCTTGCCGAAGCTGGGAAATACGTCGCCGGCGATGAATTGAAACCGACGACGACGGCGACTACTGTCCGCGTTCGCGACGGCAGGCAGTCAATCACTGATGGTCCGTTTGCGGAGACCAAGGAGCAACTAGGAGGTTATTTCCTGGTGAATGCCAGCGACTTGGACGAGGCGATCGCCATCGCTGCTCAGATTCCCACCGTGCGCGACGGTTCCATTGAAATCCGACCGGTAGCGGTTCAAGAGCAGGCAAGGCAGGCGTCGTAG
- the polA gene encoding DNA polymerase I, whose amino-acid sequence MSAKPQPEARPHIFLIDAMSFIFRAYHAMQRQRPMSTRTGVPTAATFVFVNMLNKLRDDFHPQYLAAVFDVAAPTFRDEQAKAIASVKKFDSKTQTYQEVAYGGYKANRKEMPHDLAQQLPYIRRALEAYRIPILEQPGFEADDVIGTLAHKANTSGYPVYVVSSDKDMLQLVGHGICVLNPTKDNLICDAAKVEEILGVPPSQVIDVMALRGDSIDNIPGAPGIGDKGSVELIKRFGSVENALDRAEEVERKTYRESLLNNRDVVLRSKDLVTIDTNVPVHLNLETMRAQDPDYEACRVLFNELEFTTLLKDFLQTTDQANVEYGELKSEQQLEKLLKQVKQGEIGLAVCAPSASPAGAEEKDDEPELPLLNMKSAAADDPVEISIAVQENKALTFRLGDTALSAKVESVLADESIPKSVHDYKSALRLLWNFLAVPQEVDIVLCLPLAGVRNDVMLFSYLLNPTYSSHTLAEVALRRFNLQLSGMTAEAADVTLRLARALRTEVEGEAGLINVYDTIDLPLAPVLARMESAGVKIDSDALARMSVELEKQCDARSKEIHALAGEEFNVNSPRQLGEVLFNKLGLPKPVKYGKGKTISTAVDVLEELAVEHEIARKVLEFRQLSKLKSTYVDSLPTLVDQRTGRVHTTFNPAGTATGRLSSTNPNLQNIPIRTEVGREIRSAFIAEPGNVLLSADYSQIELRLLAHFSDDPLLVEAYRREDDIHQLTASEVFGIPPMLITAEHRGRAKAVNFGIVYGISPFGLAAQLGIDQKEAKKYIETYFERYKGVRAYIDRVLDETRREQRVRTLFGRIRPIPDINSKNANMRGFAERTAVNTPLQGTAADVIKLAMIKIDAELTRRKLRSRMTLQVHDELVFEVPEKEIDIMRELVREHMQNVYPFKVPLMVDIGVGHNWRDLD is encoded by the coding sequence TTGTCTGCGAAGCCCCAACCCGAAGCACGTCCTCACATCTTTCTGATCGACGCGATGTCGTTCATCTTCCGCGCCTATCACGCCATGCAGCGGCAGCGCCCGATGTCCACGCGCACCGGCGTTCCCACGGCTGCAACCTTCGTCTTCGTCAATATGCTGAACAAGCTGCGCGATGACTTCCATCCGCAATACCTTGCAGCGGTATTTGACGTGGCTGCGCCCACGTTTCGGGACGAGCAGGCAAAGGCGATTGCGTCAGTCAAGAAGTTCGACAGCAAGACGCAGACGTACCAGGAGGTCGCTTACGGTGGATACAAGGCCAACCGCAAGGAGATGCCGCACGACCTGGCGCAGCAGCTTCCCTACATTCGGCGCGCACTCGAAGCCTATCGCATTCCCATTTTGGAACAACCGGGATTCGAAGCCGACGACGTAATCGGCACGCTGGCGCATAAGGCGAATACCTCAGGTTATCCGGTGTATGTAGTTTCGAGCGACAAAGACATGCTCCAGCTCGTGGGCCATGGTATCTGCGTCCTGAATCCTACGAAGGACAACCTGATCTGCGATGCCGCCAAGGTGGAAGAGATTCTCGGCGTCCCGCCGTCGCAGGTGATTGATGTGATGGCGTTGCGCGGAGATTCCATCGATAACATTCCCGGAGCACCTGGCATTGGCGACAAGGGATCAGTGGAGCTGATCAAGCGTTTCGGATCGGTGGAGAACGCGCTCGACCGCGCCGAAGAAGTTGAACGCAAAACCTACCGCGAATCGCTGCTGAACAATCGCGATGTGGTCCTGCGCAGCAAAGACCTGGTCACGATCGATACGAACGTTCCAGTCCACTTGAATCTGGAAACCATGCGCGCACAGGATCCCGATTACGAAGCCTGCCGCGTGCTCTTCAATGAACTTGAGTTCACCACTCTGCTCAAAGACTTTTTGCAGACGACCGACCAGGCGAACGTCGAATATGGCGAACTCAAAAGCGAACAACAGCTGGAGAAGCTGCTCAAGCAGGTCAAACAAGGCGAGATTGGATTGGCAGTTTGTGCTCCATCGGCATCGCCGGCCGGTGCCGAAGAGAAAGATGACGAACCTGAGCTTCCTCTGCTGAATATGAAGTCCGCCGCGGCGGATGATCCTGTAGAGATCAGCATAGCCGTACAAGAAAACAAGGCGCTCACCTTTCGCCTGGGCGATACTGCATTGTCCGCAAAGGTGGAGAGCGTCCTGGCAGACGAGTCGATTCCCAAATCGGTACACGACTACAAATCTGCCTTGCGGCTGCTATGGAATTTTTTGGCTGTACCACAAGAGGTAGACATTGTGCTTTGCCTTCCGCTGGCGGGAGTACGCAATGACGTGATGCTCTTTTCTTACCTGCTGAATCCGACTTACAGCAGCCATACCCTTGCGGAAGTGGCGCTGCGCCGGTTCAATCTGCAGCTTTCAGGAATGACGGCCGAGGCGGCCGATGTGACGCTGCGCTTGGCGCGCGCCCTGCGCACGGAAGTTGAGGGCGAGGCTGGGCTAATCAATGTTTACGACACGATCGATTTGCCGCTAGCCCCGGTTCTTGCACGGATGGAATCTGCCGGCGTGAAGATCGACAGTGACGCGCTTGCGCGCATGTCGGTGGAACTCGAGAAGCAATGCGATGCCAGGTCGAAAGAGATCCATGCTCTGGCAGGAGAAGAGTTCAACGTCAATTCTCCCCGGCAGCTTGGTGAAGTTCTCTTCAACAAGCTCGGATTACCGAAGCCAGTGAAGTACGGCAAAGGGAAAACTATCTCGACGGCGGTCGATGTTCTCGAAGAATTGGCGGTTGAGCACGAGATTGCGCGCAAGGTTCTCGAATTCCGCCAGCTCTCAAAGCTGAAGTCTACTTACGTCGATTCGCTTCCCACGCTGGTCGATCAGCGCACCGGTCGCGTGCATACAACTTTCAATCCCGCGGGCACGGCAACCGGGCGACTCTCCTCGACGAATCCGAACCTGCAGAACATTCCCATTCGCACTGAGGTTGGCCGCGAGATTCGCTCCGCCTTTATCGCCGAGCCGGGAAACGTGCTGCTCTCCGCTGATTATTCCCAGATCGAGCTGCGTCTACTGGCACATTTCTCCGATGATCCACTGCTGGTGGAAGCTTATCGCCGCGAAGACGATATCCATCAGCTCACGGCAAGCGAAGTCTTCGGCATTCCCCCAATGCTGATCACTGCGGAGCACCGCGGCCGCGCGAAGGCCGTAAACTTTGGGATCGTCTACGGCATCTCGCCGTTTGGACTTGCCGCGCAGCTCGGCATCGATCAGAAAGAAGCCAAGAAGTACATCGAGACATACTTCGAGCGCTACAAGGGTGTGCGCGCGTATATCGATCGCGTGCTGGACGAGACCCGTCGCGAGCAGCGCGTAAGAACACTGTTTGGCCGCATCCGCCCGATTCCAGACATCAACAGCAAAAACGCCAACATGCGCGGCTTCGCCGAACGTACGGCCGTGAATACTCCTCTACAGGGCACGGCGGCGGACGTAATCAAACTCGCGATGATCAAGATTGATGCCGAACTGACCCGCCGTAAGCTGCGTTCCCGCATGACGCTTCAGGTGCACGACGAATTGGTTTTCGAGGTTCCAGAAAAGGAAATCGATATCATGCGCGAACTCGTCCGCGAGCACATGCAGAATGTCTATCCGTTTAAAGTGCCGCTTATGGTCGATATCGGCGTGGGACACAATTGGCGGGATCTGGACTAA
- a CDS encoding ParB/RepB/Spo0J family partition protein, with the protein MSAPTTTPGPRKALGRGLESLLPSTRPVEPPPTTHLHGQSIRDLPVTEIDPNPYQTRAHLNDQALNELAASILVNGIVQPIVVRPMNGRYQLIAGERRWRASQKIGREFVPAVIKQVSNEQAMEMTIVENLQREGLNPMEEARAFDRLSREFNLTQEQMSQKTGKDRASIANLLRLLRLPEAIQQAIEKGELTAGHAKVLLMLDSPEAILAAAQKIRAASLSVRQTEELIHRLLAPQDGASQEPKARRPVDPNVRAAEQEMQRALGVRVTIRDNKGKGKIVIEYASLEDFDRVVETLSK; encoded by the coding sequence TTGTCAGCCCCAACTACAACCCCCGGACCACGCAAAGCGCTCGGTCGCGGACTCGAATCCCTCCTTCCTTCGACGCGGCCGGTTGAGCCGCCACCGACAACGCACCTTCACGGGCAATCGATCCGCGATCTGCCGGTCACGGAGATCGATCCCAATCCGTATCAAACACGAGCCCACCTCAACGATCAGGCCCTGAACGAGCTCGCCGCCTCGATTCTGGTGAACGGAATTGTGCAGCCGATCGTCGTGCGCCCGATGAATGGACGCTACCAGCTCATTGCCGGTGAACGCCGCTGGCGTGCCTCGCAGAAGATCGGAAGGGAATTCGTTCCTGCAGTGATCAAGCAGGTCTCGAACGAACAGGCGATGGAAATGACCATCGTCGAAAATCTGCAGCGAGAAGGTCTGAATCCGATGGAAGAGGCGCGCGCCTTCGACCGCCTCTCGCGCGAATTCAACCTCACGCAGGAGCAGATGTCGCAGAAGACGGGAAAGGATCGCGCTTCGATCGCGAACCTCTTGCGCCTGCTGCGCCTGCCGGAAGCAATTCAGCAGGCGATCGAGAAGGGAGAACTCACCGCCGGACACGCCAAAGTGCTGCTCATGCTCGACTCTCCTGAGGCGATCCTCGCTGCCGCGCAGAAGATTCGCGCCGCGTCGCTCTCCGTTCGCCAGACTGAGGAATTGATTCATCGTCTGCTGGCTCCGCAAGACGGTGCCTCTCAGGAGCCAAAAGCAAGGCGCCCAGTCGATCCCAACGTCCGCGCCGCCGAGCAAGAAATGCAGCGAGCCCTGGGCGTTCGTGTCACGATTCGTGACAACAAGGGTAAAGGCAAGATCGTGATCGAGTACGCGTCGCTTGAAGACTTTGACCGTGTGGTCGAAACTTTGAGCAAGTAA
- a CDS encoding ParA family protein: MARVIAIANQKGGVGKTTTAINLAASLAAAEVRVLLVDCDPQSNSSSGLGFLRDPDRLSTYHLLMRESGAREAVLSNELEGLHVIPAHKHLIGANIELVQAEEREFRLRQAIDQVRGDFDFIVLDCPPALDLLTLNALVAADSVLIPMQAEYFALEGISELLDTMERIRQSFNPGLEVEGVVLTMFDERTNLAQQVARNLREFFGDKLCVTTIPRNVRLAEAPSYGKPALLYDVRSRGAESYIKLAKEIMGKVMSRAAANEAERLVQQGVVAEQAAS, from the coding sequence GTGGCTAGAGTAATCGCCATTGCGAATCAGAAGGGCGGAGTCGGCAAGACGACGACCGCGATCAACCTAGCGGCGTCGCTCGCGGCAGCCGAAGTCAGAGTGCTGCTCGTGGACTGCGATCCTCAGTCGAACTCCTCCAGCGGACTGGGATTCCTGCGCGATCCCGACCGCCTCAGCACCTATCACTTACTCATGCGTGAGTCCGGTGCCCGAGAAGCGGTTCTCTCGAATGAGCTCGAGGGTCTCCATGTTATTCCAGCTCACAAGCACCTGATCGGAGCCAATATCGAGCTGGTCCAGGCAGAAGAGCGCGAGTTCCGTCTGCGTCAGGCGATCGACCAGGTTCGTGGTGACTTCGACTTCATCGTTCTCGACTGCCCGCCGGCTTTGGATCTGCTTACGCTGAATGCGCTCGTTGCCGCCGATTCAGTTTTGATTCCCATGCAGGCCGAATACTTCGCACTCGAAGGCATTAGCGAACTGCTGGACACCATGGAGCGAATTCGCCAGTCGTTTAATCCAGGCTTGGAGGTCGAAGGCGTGGTACTGACGATGTTCGATGAGCGCACCAACCTGGCTCAGCAAGTAGCAAGAAACCTTCGCGAGTTTTTTGGCGACAAGCTTTGCGTGACTACGATTCCCCGCAATGTGCGACTTGCCGAAGCGCCGAGCTATGGCAAGCCAGCCTTGCTGTATGACGTTCGTTCCCGGGGCGCCGAAAGCTACATAAAGCTCGCGAAAGAGATCATGGGAAAAGTAATGAGCCGGGCTGCCGCGAACGAGGCAGAGCGGTTGGTCCAGCAGGGAGTCGTCGCGGAACAAGCAGCCTCGTAG